AACAATAAAACCACATTTAATTGAGCGTTTAATAACTCCGTTTACTTCAGCTCTTGTAACTGTATCTTCTTCCAACTTATTCCATTTTTCGTCCCTAATTGCTTTTTCACGGCTAAGAACAACATTACCATGATAATCTTCAATTCTTTCCACATAAACTCTAATTTTCGAGCCAATAATGACCTCATCATTACAACCGAGTTCCTTGATCAGAATTCTTCCGTCAGACTTTAAACCAATATCAACCACAACGTCGTTAGGGTTTATTCTTGTAATTACACCTTCTACCACATCTCCTTCTTTAATTTTGTTAACAAAAGAATCTTCAAACAAGGCATTATCTTGATCCTCAAATTGGCCTTGACATATCTCTTCTATAAACTTGTTTGATGATAGCTTTCTGATAGTAACCGGTAGATTTACAACTGGATTATTATTATTCATACCTTTAATTTAAACTTTATTAGAACTCATATATTATATAATATTAATAATTATTGACAAGTAATTTTTCATTAATTCATTTCGAGAATTGTTTAAGCTATGTAAAATATAGTGAGAAAATTATATATGTATCAAGAATATGCTATTTAAGAATAGCAAGTGGATTAGATCGTTCTCCAGAAGGTCCAGGCTAAAACCGGATGTTGATGAAATATTGGAAAGATATTCTATTCAAAACAGCAAGGAATCTATAGAGAAGATTGTAAATTCACAAAAAAGAATATGGGTAGAAATAGGCTTTGGCAACGGTGAAAATATGCTTCACCAGATGCTCAATGAACCTGATCTATTGTTTATAGGATGTGAGCCCTACTTAAAGGGGGTTTCTCGCTTGCTAACAAACATAGAAATACAAAACATAAAAAACATTTTAATATGGACAGAAGATGCAAGAGAATTGATTGCAAATTTTCCGGACAACAGTGTTGAAAGACTCTTTATTCTCTTTCCAGATCCATGGCCAAAAAGAAGTCACAATAAAAGACGATTAATTAATACGGAATTTTTAAATTTATTAGCAAAAAAAATACTTATAACAGGGGAAATATTCATTGCAACCGATCATCAGGACTATGCAAAGTGGATAGCATCACATATA
The window above is part of the Wolbachia endosymbiont (group A) of Bibio marci genome. Proteins encoded here:
- the trmB gene encoding tRNA (guanosine(46)-N7)-methyltransferase TrmB, with the protein product MLFKNSKWIRSFSRRSRLKPDVDEILERYSIQNSKESIEKIVNSQKRIWVEIGFGNGENMLHQMLNEPDLLFIGCEPYLKGVSRLLTNIEIQNIKNILIWTEDARELIANFPDNSVERLFILFPDPWPKRSHNKRRLINTEFLNLLAKKILITGEIFIATDHQDYAKWIASHIKQCNSLIYREDDFTSYTLTKYHRRALKDQRKVRFFKVSVINNLQTMDQ